A DNA window from Vanessa cardui chromosome 16, ilVanCard2.1, whole genome shotgun sequence contains the following coding sequences:
- the LOC124536461 gene encoding disks large-associated protein 5 isoform X3 produces the protein MHASTPDLQVKKRLENSIRNRKSTRLSVFDKIRNLPRTESPVPVKKVLSKIEHRRMQLEKWKEEKEKKKKEASLQKKKPFVAGVPHNPLKFVPPPPPKPMPSISGRVTRSQSSKQNTANNVSKQKCTKTETKQSKYMTQSFAPKNATFNPPIFKNMIKIPTLATHSQNDTKYASIEHSLPAKAPKTAKSKLIAKHEPRNLRSRSQLPEKSNKGKKALSPIKSFSSNSSSSLESNSGEKSPVNKNKTPRKSIQSNKMFTPNNKIPKSESSSEEKLRSPKSIDLPMTPEQIVEEAKKISPCVTLSRGKDNARKEMKKKIVEGLLDEDQCEIDSVDHFRKQLDSEIKRMTEMCETWDKILEQIALPEAVQEAVLGAVGQARLLMSQKLQQFASLLARCERPDPLQALVTPTDLHGFWDMVFMQVENVDMRFKKLEEMRARGWADEPVEPCVKHKVASKPAARSRPAATSRLKDIIAAARKAKKDHQVDVAVPESAAQESKTFDAGFFSVQSPVKSPKQASTPVNKPSLLKAVLSNEANKSASKNSASFAMLRASLIGKNVEQNESYVQDLVPLTPINLDATPARSILKSTKKSGKKSIKVVLFDQSESETVDKQYSSENEADITGVAKIETDQNADSGLSSMDVEKEVEGKENKSSRRKSKLIRQDATEDRSPVKTRSMRKSIQTPSAENVEGKKRSSRKKALQEVEINVEEIKTETPKRSSRRKSSMRDVAA, from the exons ATGCATGCG TCCACTCCTGATTTACAGGTGAAAAAACGGCTAGAAAACAGCATTCGAAATAGAAAAAGCACTCGTTTATCggtatttgataaaatcagAAATTTACCAAGAACAGAGAGTCCAGTGCCTGTTAAAAAGGTGTTATCCAAAATAGAGCACAGGCGGATGCAATTGGAAAAATGGAAGGAAGAAAAAGAGAAGAAGAAAAAGGAGGCCTCATTACAGAAAAAGAAGCCCTTCGTAGCTGGTGTGCCACATAATCCACTGAAGTTTGTCCCTCCTCCCCCACCGAAACCTATGCCGAGTATATCTGGACGAGTCACACGATCACAGTCATCTAAACAAAACACAGCCAATAATGTTTCTAAACAGAAATGCACaaaaactgaaacaaaacaatCTAAATATATGACACAATCATTTGCACCAAAAAATGCTACCTTTAATCcaccaatatttaaaaacatgatTAAGATACCCACTTTGGCAACCCACTCACAAAATGACACAAAATATGCATCTATAGAACATTCATTACCCGCAAAAGCACCTAAGACTGCTAAATCAAAATTGATTGCAAAACATGAACCCAGAAACTTACGAAGTAGATCTCAGTTACCTGAAAAATCAAATAAGGGTAAAAAAGCATTAAGTCCGATAAAAtctttttcatcaaattcaagtTCGAGCTTGGAATCTAATTCAGGTGAAAAGTCACcagtcaataaaaataaaactcctAGAAAGTCCATTCAAAGTAATAAGATGTTTACTCCTAATAACAAGATTCCCAAAAGCGAGTCTAGTTCAGAAGAGAAGCTGCGTTCACCCAAGTCAATAGATTTACCAATGACACCAGAGCAAATAGTTGAAGAGGCTAAGAAGATCAGTCCCTGTGTCACTTTGTCCCGTGGGAAAGATAATGCTAGGAAGGAgatgaagaaaaaaattgttgaag GTCTGCTTGATGAAGATCAATGTGAGATCGACAGCGTGGATCACTTCAGGAAGCAGCTTGATTCGGAAATCAAGCGCATGACAGAGATGTGCGAAACCTGGGATAAGATACTCGAGCAGATTGCTCTGCCTGAGGCTGTAcag GAGGCAGTGCTGGGCGCGGTGGGGCAGGCGCGGCTGCTGATGTCGCAGAAGCTGCAGCAGTTCGCGTCGCTGCTGGCGCGCTGCGAGCGCCCCGACCCGCTCCAGGCGCTCGTCACGCCCACCGACCTGCACGGCTTCTGGGACATGGTCTTCATGCAG GTGGAAAATGTGGACATGAGATTCAAGAAGCTGGAGGAGATGAGAGCCCGCGGGTGGGCCGACGAGCCCGTCGAGCCTTGTGTCAAACACAAGGTCGCAAGCAAGCCGGCTGCCCGCAGCCGCCCTGCCGCCACCAGCCGCCTCAAGGACATCATCGCCG CTGCCCGAAAAGCCAAGAAAGATCATCAGGTTGACGTGGCAGTCCCTGAAAGCGCGGCCCAGGAGAGCAAGACGTTCGATGCGGGTTTCTTCAGCGTCCAGTCGCCCGTCAAGTCACCCAAGCAGGCCTCCACGCCCGTCAATAAGCCCAGCCTCTTGAAGGCGGTCTTGTCTAATGAGGCCAACAAATCCGCTTCCAAG AATTCGGCCTCGTTTGCCATGCTTCGCGCTTCACTGATCGGCAAGAATGTTGAACAAAATGAATCGTATGTG CAGGACCTCGTACCGTTAACACCTATAAATTTAGACGCTACGCCGGCCCGAAGCATTCTTAAATCGACGAAAAAATCTGGAAAGAAATCGATTAAAGTCGTACTATTCGATCAATCGGAATCGGAAACCGTAGACAAGCAGTACTCGTCCGAGAACGAAGCGGACATAACCGGCGTGGCGAAAATAGAAACAGACCAGAATGCGGACAGCGGCCTGTCCTCCATGGACGTGGAGAAAGAAGTGGAAGGCAAGGAGAACAAGTCGTCGAGGAGGAAGTCCAAACTGATACGTCAGGACGCGACCGAGGACCGCAGCCCCGTGAAGACGAGGAGCATGCGGAAGAGCATCCAGACCCCGAGCGCTGAAAATGTGGAGGGGAAGAAGAGAAGTTCCAGAAAGAAGGCTCTACAGGAAGTAGAAATAAACGTCGAGGAGATCAAAACGGAAACCCCTAAAAGGTCATCGAGACGAAAGAGTTCCATGCGAGATGTTGCGGCGTGA
- the LOC124536461 gene encoding disks large-associated protein 5 isoform X2 produces the protein MEKSFDFGALLQNHEKKHKYKPTQLVSVAGGVKKRLENSIRNRKSTRLSVFDKIRNLPRTESPVPVKKVLSKIEHRRMQLEKWKEEKEKKKKEASLQKKKPFVAGVPHNPLKFVPPPPPKPMPSISGRVTRSQSSKQNTANNVSKQKCTKTETKQSKYMTQSFAPKNATFNPPIFKNMIKIPTLATHSQNDTKYASIEHSLPAKAPKTAKSKLIAKHEPRNLRSRSQLPEKSNKGKKALSPIKSFSSNSSSSLESNSGEKSPVNKNKTPRKSIQSNKMFTPNNKIPKSESSSEEKLRSPKSIDLPMTPEQIVEEAKKISPCVTLSRGKDNARKEMKKKIVEGLLDEDQCEIDSVDHFRKQLDSEIKRMTEMCETWDKILEQIALPEAVQEAVLGAVGQARLLMSQKLQQFASLLARCERPDPLQALVTPTDLHGFWDMVFMQVENVDMRFKKLEEMRARGWADEPVEPCVKHKVASKPAARSRPAATSRLKDIIAAARKAKKDHQVDVAVPESAAQESKTFDAGFFSVQSPVKSPKQASTPVNKPSLLKAVLSNEANKSASKNSASFAMLRASLIGKNVEQNESYVDLVPLTPINLDATPARSILKSTKKSGKKSIKVVLFDQSESETVDKQYSSENEADITGVAKIETDQNADSGLSSMDVEKEVEGKENKSSRRKSKLIRQDATEDRSPVKTRSMRKSIQTPSAENVEGKKRSSRKKALQEVEINVEEIKTETPKRSSRRKSSMRDVAA, from the exons ATGG agaAGAGCTTCGATTTCGGTGCGTTGTTGCAGAACCATGAGAAGAAGCACAAATACAAACCTACGCAGCTTGTAAGCGTAGCCGGCGGG GTGAAAAAACGGCTAGAAAACAGCATTCGAAATAGAAAAAGCACTCGTTTATCggtatttgataaaatcagAAATTTACCAAGAACAGAGAGTCCAGTGCCTGTTAAAAAGGTGTTATCCAAAATAGAGCACAGGCGGATGCAATTGGAAAAATGGAAGGAAGAAAAAGAGAAGAAGAAAAAGGAGGCCTCATTACAGAAAAAGAAGCCCTTCGTAGCTGGTGTGCCACATAATCCACTGAAGTTTGTCCCTCCTCCCCCACCGAAACCTATGCCGAGTATATCTGGACGAGTCACACGATCACAGTCATCTAAACAAAACACAGCCAATAATGTTTCTAAACAGAAATGCACaaaaactgaaacaaaacaatCTAAATATATGACACAATCATTTGCACCAAAAAATGCTACCTTTAATCcaccaatatttaaaaacatgatTAAGATACCCACTTTGGCAACCCACTCACAAAATGACACAAAATATGCATCTATAGAACATTCATTACCCGCAAAAGCACCTAAGACTGCTAAATCAAAATTGATTGCAAAACATGAACCCAGAAACTTACGAAGTAGATCTCAGTTACCTGAAAAATCAAATAAGGGTAAAAAAGCATTAAGTCCGATAAAAtctttttcatcaaattcaagtTCGAGCTTGGAATCTAATTCAGGTGAAAAGTCACcagtcaataaaaataaaactcctAGAAAGTCCATTCAAAGTAATAAGATGTTTACTCCTAATAACAAGATTCCCAAAAGCGAGTCTAGTTCAGAAGAGAAGCTGCGTTCACCCAAGTCAATAGATTTACCAATGACACCAGAGCAAATAGTTGAAGAGGCTAAGAAGATCAGTCCCTGTGTCACTTTGTCCCGTGGGAAAGATAATGCTAGGAAGGAgatgaagaaaaaaattgttgaag GTCTGCTTGATGAAGATCAATGTGAGATCGACAGCGTGGATCACTTCAGGAAGCAGCTTGATTCGGAAATCAAGCGCATGACAGAGATGTGCGAAACCTGGGATAAGATACTCGAGCAGATTGCTCTGCCTGAGGCTGTAcag GAGGCAGTGCTGGGCGCGGTGGGGCAGGCGCGGCTGCTGATGTCGCAGAAGCTGCAGCAGTTCGCGTCGCTGCTGGCGCGCTGCGAGCGCCCCGACCCGCTCCAGGCGCTCGTCACGCCCACCGACCTGCACGGCTTCTGGGACATGGTCTTCATGCAG GTGGAAAATGTGGACATGAGATTCAAGAAGCTGGAGGAGATGAGAGCCCGCGGGTGGGCCGACGAGCCCGTCGAGCCTTGTGTCAAACACAAGGTCGCAAGCAAGCCGGCTGCCCGCAGCCGCCCTGCCGCCACCAGCCGCCTCAAGGACATCATCGCCG CTGCCCGAAAAGCCAAGAAAGATCATCAGGTTGACGTGGCAGTCCCTGAAAGCGCGGCCCAGGAGAGCAAGACGTTCGATGCGGGTTTCTTCAGCGTCCAGTCGCCCGTCAAGTCACCCAAGCAGGCCTCCACGCCCGTCAATAAGCCCAGCCTCTTGAAGGCGGTCTTGTCTAATGAGGCCAACAAATCCGCTTCCAAG AATTCGGCCTCGTTTGCCATGCTTCGCGCTTCACTGATCGGCAAGAATGTTGAACAAAATGAATCGTATGTG GACCTCGTACCGTTAACACCTATAAATTTAGACGCTACGCCGGCCCGAAGCATTCTTAAATCGACGAAAAAATCTGGAAAGAAATCGATTAAAGTCGTACTATTCGATCAATCGGAATCGGAAACCGTAGACAAGCAGTACTCGTCCGAGAACGAAGCGGACATAACCGGCGTGGCGAAAATAGAAACAGACCAGAATGCGGACAGCGGCCTGTCCTCCATGGACGTGGAGAAAGAAGTGGAAGGCAAGGAGAACAAGTCGTCGAGGAGGAAGTCCAAACTGATACGTCAGGACGCGACCGAGGACCGCAGCCCCGTGAAGACGAGGAGCATGCGGAAGAGCATCCAGACCCCGAGCGCTGAAAATGTGGAGGGGAAGAAGAGAAGTTCCAGAAAGAAGGCTCTACAGGAAGTAGAAATAAACGTCGAGGAGATCAAAACGGAAACCCCTAAAAGGTCATCGAGACGAAAGAGTTCCATGCGAGATGTTGCGGCGTGA
- the LOC124536461 gene encoding disks large-associated protein 5 isoform X1 yields MEKSFDFGALLQNHEKKHKYKPTQLVSVAGGVKKRLENSIRNRKSTRLSVFDKIRNLPRTESPVPVKKVLSKIEHRRMQLEKWKEEKEKKKKEASLQKKKPFVAGVPHNPLKFVPPPPPKPMPSISGRVTRSQSSKQNTANNVSKQKCTKTETKQSKYMTQSFAPKNATFNPPIFKNMIKIPTLATHSQNDTKYASIEHSLPAKAPKTAKSKLIAKHEPRNLRSRSQLPEKSNKGKKALSPIKSFSSNSSSSLESNSGEKSPVNKNKTPRKSIQSNKMFTPNNKIPKSESSSEEKLRSPKSIDLPMTPEQIVEEAKKISPCVTLSRGKDNARKEMKKKIVEGLLDEDQCEIDSVDHFRKQLDSEIKRMTEMCETWDKILEQIALPEAVQEAVLGAVGQARLLMSQKLQQFASLLARCERPDPLQALVTPTDLHGFWDMVFMQVENVDMRFKKLEEMRARGWADEPVEPCVKHKVASKPAARSRPAATSRLKDIIAAARKAKKDHQVDVAVPESAAQESKTFDAGFFSVQSPVKSPKQASTPVNKPSLLKAVLSNEANKSASKNSASFAMLRASLIGKNVEQNESYVQDLVPLTPINLDATPARSILKSTKKSGKKSIKVVLFDQSESETVDKQYSSENEADITGVAKIETDQNADSGLSSMDVEKEVEGKENKSSRRKSKLIRQDATEDRSPVKTRSMRKSIQTPSAENVEGKKRSSRKKALQEVEINVEEIKTETPKRSSRRKSSMRDVAA; encoded by the exons ATGG agaAGAGCTTCGATTTCGGTGCGTTGTTGCAGAACCATGAGAAGAAGCACAAATACAAACCTACGCAGCTTGTAAGCGTAGCCGGCGGG GTGAAAAAACGGCTAGAAAACAGCATTCGAAATAGAAAAAGCACTCGTTTATCggtatttgataaaatcagAAATTTACCAAGAACAGAGAGTCCAGTGCCTGTTAAAAAGGTGTTATCCAAAATAGAGCACAGGCGGATGCAATTGGAAAAATGGAAGGAAGAAAAAGAGAAGAAGAAAAAGGAGGCCTCATTACAGAAAAAGAAGCCCTTCGTAGCTGGTGTGCCACATAATCCACTGAAGTTTGTCCCTCCTCCCCCACCGAAACCTATGCCGAGTATATCTGGACGAGTCACACGATCACAGTCATCTAAACAAAACACAGCCAATAATGTTTCTAAACAGAAATGCACaaaaactgaaacaaaacaatCTAAATATATGACACAATCATTTGCACCAAAAAATGCTACCTTTAATCcaccaatatttaaaaacatgatTAAGATACCCACTTTGGCAACCCACTCACAAAATGACACAAAATATGCATCTATAGAACATTCATTACCCGCAAAAGCACCTAAGACTGCTAAATCAAAATTGATTGCAAAACATGAACCCAGAAACTTACGAAGTAGATCTCAGTTACCTGAAAAATCAAATAAGGGTAAAAAAGCATTAAGTCCGATAAAAtctttttcatcaaattcaagtTCGAGCTTGGAATCTAATTCAGGTGAAAAGTCACcagtcaataaaaataaaactcctAGAAAGTCCATTCAAAGTAATAAGATGTTTACTCCTAATAACAAGATTCCCAAAAGCGAGTCTAGTTCAGAAGAGAAGCTGCGTTCACCCAAGTCAATAGATTTACCAATGACACCAGAGCAAATAGTTGAAGAGGCTAAGAAGATCAGTCCCTGTGTCACTTTGTCCCGTGGGAAAGATAATGCTAGGAAGGAgatgaagaaaaaaattgttgaag GTCTGCTTGATGAAGATCAATGTGAGATCGACAGCGTGGATCACTTCAGGAAGCAGCTTGATTCGGAAATCAAGCGCATGACAGAGATGTGCGAAACCTGGGATAAGATACTCGAGCAGATTGCTCTGCCTGAGGCTGTAcag GAGGCAGTGCTGGGCGCGGTGGGGCAGGCGCGGCTGCTGATGTCGCAGAAGCTGCAGCAGTTCGCGTCGCTGCTGGCGCGCTGCGAGCGCCCCGACCCGCTCCAGGCGCTCGTCACGCCCACCGACCTGCACGGCTTCTGGGACATGGTCTTCATGCAG GTGGAAAATGTGGACATGAGATTCAAGAAGCTGGAGGAGATGAGAGCCCGCGGGTGGGCCGACGAGCCCGTCGAGCCTTGTGTCAAACACAAGGTCGCAAGCAAGCCGGCTGCCCGCAGCCGCCCTGCCGCCACCAGCCGCCTCAAGGACATCATCGCCG CTGCCCGAAAAGCCAAGAAAGATCATCAGGTTGACGTGGCAGTCCCTGAAAGCGCGGCCCAGGAGAGCAAGACGTTCGATGCGGGTTTCTTCAGCGTCCAGTCGCCCGTCAAGTCACCCAAGCAGGCCTCCACGCCCGTCAATAAGCCCAGCCTCTTGAAGGCGGTCTTGTCTAATGAGGCCAACAAATCCGCTTCCAAG AATTCGGCCTCGTTTGCCATGCTTCGCGCTTCACTGATCGGCAAGAATGTTGAACAAAATGAATCGTATGTG CAGGACCTCGTACCGTTAACACCTATAAATTTAGACGCTACGCCGGCCCGAAGCATTCTTAAATCGACGAAAAAATCTGGAAAGAAATCGATTAAAGTCGTACTATTCGATCAATCGGAATCGGAAACCGTAGACAAGCAGTACTCGTCCGAGAACGAAGCGGACATAACCGGCGTGGCGAAAATAGAAACAGACCAGAATGCGGACAGCGGCCTGTCCTCCATGGACGTGGAGAAAGAAGTGGAAGGCAAGGAGAACAAGTCGTCGAGGAGGAAGTCCAAACTGATACGTCAGGACGCGACCGAGGACCGCAGCCCCGTGAAGACGAGGAGCATGCGGAAGAGCATCCAGACCCCGAGCGCTGAAAATGTGGAGGGGAAGAAGAGAAGTTCCAGAAAGAAGGCTCTACAGGAAGTAGAAATAAACGTCGAGGAGATCAAAACGGAAACCCCTAAAAGGTCATCGAGACGAAAGAGTTCCATGCGAGATGTTGCGGCGTGA
- the LOC124536461 gene encoding disks large-associated protein 5 isoform X5, whose protein sequence is MEKSFDFGALLQNHEKKHKYKPTQLVSVAGGVKKRLENSIRNRKSTRLSVFDKIRNLPRTESPVPVKKVLSKIEHRRMQLEKWKEEKEKKKKEASLQKKKPFVAGVPHNPLKFVPPPPPKPMPSISGRVTRSQSSKQNTANNVSKQKCTKTETKQSKYMTQSFAPKNATFNPPIFKNMIKIPTLATHSQNDTKYASIEHSLPAKAPKTAKSKLIAKHEPRNLRSRSQLPEKSNKGKKALSPIKSFSSNSSSSLESNSGEKSPVNKNKTPRKSIQSNKMFTPNNKIPKSESSSEEKLRSPKSIDLPMTPEQIVEEAKKISPCVTLSRGKDNARKEMKKKIVEGLLDEDQCEIDSVDHFRKQLDSEIKRMTEMCETWDKILEQIALPEAVQEAVLGAVGQARLLMSQKLQQFASLLARCERPDPLQALVTPTDLHGFWDMVFMQVENVDMRFKKLEEMRARGWADEPVEPCVKHKVASKPAARSRPAATSRLKDIIAAARKAKKDHQVDVAVPESAAQESKTFDAGFFSVQSPVKSPKQASTPVNKPSLLKAVLSNEANKSASKDLVPLTPINLDATPARSILKSTKKSGKKSIKVVLFDQSESETVDKQYSSENEADITGVAKIETDQNADSGLSSMDVEKEVEGKENKSSRRKSKLIRQDATEDRSPVKTRSMRKSIQTPSAENVEGKKRSSRKKALQEVEINVEEIKTETPKRSSRRKSSMRDVAA, encoded by the exons ATGG agaAGAGCTTCGATTTCGGTGCGTTGTTGCAGAACCATGAGAAGAAGCACAAATACAAACCTACGCAGCTTGTAAGCGTAGCCGGCGGG GTGAAAAAACGGCTAGAAAACAGCATTCGAAATAGAAAAAGCACTCGTTTATCggtatttgataaaatcagAAATTTACCAAGAACAGAGAGTCCAGTGCCTGTTAAAAAGGTGTTATCCAAAATAGAGCACAGGCGGATGCAATTGGAAAAATGGAAGGAAGAAAAAGAGAAGAAGAAAAAGGAGGCCTCATTACAGAAAAAGAAGCCCTTCGTAGCTGGTGTGCCACATAATCCACTGAAGTTTGTCCCTCCTCCCCCACCGAAACCTATGCCGAGTATATCTGGACGAGTCACACGATCACAGTCATCTAAACAAAACACAGCCAATAATGTTTCTAAACAGAAATGCACaaaaactgaaacaaaacaatCTAAATATATGACACAATCATTTGCACCAAAAAATGCTACCTTTAATCcaccaatatttaaaaacatgatTAAGATACCCACTTTGGCAACCCACTCACAAAATGACACAAAATATGCATCTATAGAACATTCATTACCCGCAAAAGCACCTAAGACTGCTAAATCAAAATTGATTGCAAAACATGAACCCAGAAACTTACGAAGTAGATCTCAGTTACCTGAAAAATCAAATAAGGGTAAAAAAGCATTAAGTCCGATAAAAtctttttcatcaaattcaagtTCGAGCTTGGAATCTAATTCAGGTGAAAAGTCACcagtcaataaaaataaaactcctAGAAAGTCCATTCAAAGTAATAAGATGTTTACTCCTAATAACAAGATTCCCAAAAGCGAGTCTAGTTCAGAAGAGAAGCTGCGTTCACCCAAGTCAATAGATTTACCAATGACACCAGAGCAAATAGTTGAAGAGGCTAAGAAGATCAGTCCCTGTGTCACTTTGTCCCGTGGGAAAGATAATGCTAGGAAGGAgatgaagaaaaaaattgttgaag GTCTGCTTGATGAAGATCAATGTGAGATCGACAGCGTGGATCACTTCAGGAAGCAGCTTGATTCGGAAATCAAGCGCATGACAGAGATGTGCGAAACCTGGGATAAGATACTCGAGCAGATTGCTCTGCCTGAGGCTGTAcag GAGGCAGTGCTGGGCGCGGTGGGGCAGGCGCGGCTGCTGATGTCGCAGAAGCTGCAGCAGTTCGCGTCGCTGCTGGCGCGCTGCGAGCGCCCCGACCCGCTCCAGGCGCTCGTCACGCCCACCGACCTGCACGGCTTCTGGGACATGGTCTTCATGCAG GTGGAAAATGTGGACATGAGATTCAAGAAGCTGGAGGAGATGAGAGCCCGCGGGTGGGCCGACGAGCCCGTCGAGCCTTGTGTCAAACACAAGGTCGCAAGCAAGCCGGCTGCCCGCAGCCGCCCTGCCGCCACCAGCCGCCTCAAGGACATCATCGCCG CTGCCCGAAAAGCCAAGAAAGATCATCAGGTTGACGTGGCAGTCCCTGAAAGCGCGGCCCAGGAGAGCAAGACGTTCGATGCGGGTTTCTTCAGCGTCCAGTCGCCCGTCAAGTCACCCAAGCAGGCCTCCACGCCCGTCAATAAGCCCAGCCTCTTGAAGGCGGTCTTGTCTAATGAGGCCAACAAATCCGCTTCCAAG GACCTCGTACCGTTAACACCTATAAATTTAGACGCTACGCCGGCCCGAAGCATTCTTAAATCGACGAAAAAATCTGGAAAGAAATCGATTAAAGTCGTACTATTCGATCAATCGGAATCGGAAACCGTAGACAAGCAGTACTCGTCCGAGAACGAAGCGGACATAACCGGCGTGGCGAAAATAGAAACAGACCAGAATGCGGACAGCGGCCTGTCCTCCATGGACGTGGAGAAAGAAGTGGAAGGCAAGGAGAACAAGTCGTCGAGGAGGAAGTCCAAACTGATACGTCAGGACGCGACCGAGGACCGCAGCCCCGTGAAGACGAGGAGCATGCGGAAGAGCATCCAGACCCCGAGCGCTGAAAATGTGGAGGGGAAGAAGAGAAGTTCCAGAAAGAAGGCTCTACAGGAAGTAGAAATAAACGTCGAGGAGATCAAAACGGAAACCCCTAAAAGGTCATCGAGACGAAAGAGTTCCATGCGAGATGTTGCGGCGTGA